The following coding sequences lie in one Moritella viscosa genomic window:
- the ftsQ gene encoding cell division protein FtsQ, whose translation MTAVIPTPRDEAVDDSIYALTELEIQADESCAEELAPSRLKRGLGLLFFFMVVVFFSWMFSSMEAYLTDASKMPMSALIIQGERDYISDDDIRVVLLQKPAIENYFSVNVDDIQRKIESLPWVYHASVRKSWPDLLRVYIQEQPVVAVWNDTQLLNEDGIVFDADTNRAPKSLVKLYSPSDRIKQTLAKYNEFNGLLQLNNYQIDAMTLNLRNAITVELSNGIMLRLGRENAMSRIQRYIDYVAVLDKEKIAYIDLRYDTGFSVGWKNDKKE comes from the coding sequence ATGACTGCTGTTATTCCAACACCGAGAGATGAAGCCGTAGATGATAGTATCTACGCGCTTACCGAACTTGAGATTCAAGCGGATGAATCCTGTGCGGAAGAATTAGCGCCATCACGCTTAAAGCGTGGTTTAGGTCTCTTATTCTTTTTTATGGTGGTAGTATTTTTTAGCTGGATGTTTAGTAGTATGGAAGCATACCTGACTGATGCCAGTAAAATGCCAATGTCAGCACTTATTATTCAAGGTGAACGAGATTATATCAGTGATGATGATATTCGCGTTGTATTACTGCAAAAACCGGCGATCGAAAATTACTTTTCGGTAAATGTTGATGATATTCAAAGAAAAATTGAATCATTACCTTGGGTTTATCATGCGTCGGTACGTAAAAGCTGGCCTGATTTATTACGTGTGTATATTCAAGAACAACCCGTAGTTGCAGTGTGGAATGATACGCAATTATTGAACGAAGATGGAATCGTGTTTGATGCCGATACTAATCGAGCACCAAAATCATTAGTGAAACTTTATAGCCCGAGTGATAGAATCAAACAAACATTGGCTAAATACAACGAATTCAATGGATTGCTGCAGCTTAATAATTACCAAATAGACGCGATGACACTGAATTTACGCAATGCAATAACGGTTGAATTAAGTAATGGTATAATGCTGCGTTTAGGACGAGAAAATGCAATGTCACGGATTCAGCGCTATATCGATTATGTTGCAGTATTAGATAAAGAAAAAATAGCCTATATAGATTTACGTTATGATACAGGTTTCTCAGTTGGCTGGAAAAATGACAAGAAAGAGTAA
- the ddlB gene encoding D-alanine-D-alanine ligase B, producing the protein MEEVIMSVTSTKKVAVLFGGNSAEREVSLKSGVAVTAGLQRAGVNAHALDTAEYDVSQLKGDGFTHAFIALHGRGGEDGVMQGALEQLAIPYTGSRVLGAALAMDKIRTKQIWQSQGLPTALYRIVTPINFDNAIASDIIADLGSPVIIKPAKEGSSIGMAKVHNVAELETAVTAAFEYDNEILIEQWIEGPEFTVAILGDEVLPVIQLKTPNTFYDYQAKYQSNTTEYLCPAPITDEQCQQLQAYALKAFRAVAAEGWGRVDAMLDAQGQFQLLEVNTVPGMTEKSLVPMAANAAGYNFESLVSKVLALAH; encoded by the coding sequence ATGGAAGAAGTAATCATGAGCGTAACAAGTACTAAAAAAGTAGCAGTATTATTTGGTGGGAATTCTGCCGAACGCGAAGTCTCACTAAAATCGGGTGTCGCAGTTACAGCAGGTTTACAACGTGCAGGTGTGAATGCACATGCTTTAGATACGGCTGAATATGATGTTAGTCAACTGAAGGGTGATGGTTTCACCCATGCGTTTATTGCGCTACATGGCCGCGGTGGTGAAGACGGTGTGATGCAAGGTGCGTTAGAACAGCTTGCTATTCCTTATACTGGTAGCCGGGTTTTAGGCGCAGCATTAGCGATGGATAAGATCCGTACTAAACAAATTTGGCAGTCTCAAGGTTTACCGACTGCGCTTTATCGTATTGTTACACCAATTAATTTTGATAATGCGATAGCAAGCGATATCATTGCAGATCTTGGTTCTCCCGTGATAATTAAACCAGCGAAAGAAGGTTCCAGTATCGGGATGGCTAAAGTACATAACGTCGCGGAATTAGAAACGGCGGTCACGGCTGCGTTTGAGTATGATAATGAGATCTTAATTGAGCAATGGATTGAAGGACCTGAATTCACGGTTGCAATTTTAGGTGATGAAGTACTGCCAGTTATTCAGCTTAAAACACCAAATACGTTTTATGATTACCAAGCTAAATATCAATCAAATACCACTGAATACTTGTGTCCAGCTCCCATTACTGATGAACAATGTCAGCAGTTGCAAGCTTATGCATTAAAAGCATTTCGTGCAGTAGCTGCTGAGGGCTGGGGTCGTGTTGATGCAATGTTAGATGCACAGGGGCAGTTCCAATTGTTGGAAGTAAATACAGTACCGGGCATGACTGAAAAAAGTTTAGTACCAATGGCAGCCAACGCTGCTGGGTATAACTTTGAGAGTTTAGTTTCTAAAGTATTAGCGCTCGCGCATTAA
- the murC gene encoding UDP-N-acetylmuramate--L-alanine ligase, whose translation MPEQKIAQLRTVVPEMRRVKTIHFVGIGGAGMGGIAEVLANEGYQITGSDLAPNPVTERLVKLGAKINFEHKAENVENASVVVVSTAIDLTNPEIMAAHENRIPVIKRAEMLAELMRFRHGIAIAGTHGKTSTTALVTGIYHQAGLDPTFVNGGLVKSTGTNAGLGKSRYLIAEADESDASFLLLQPMVAVVTNIEADHMDTYGGDFAKLEKTFMDFLHNLPFYGLAVMCADDAVIEKLIPDIGRQVVTYGFSENADVRIIDYVQKGHKSHFTICRKDREDLRVSLNSPGQHNALNATAAVAVATEDGIDDRAIITALANFAGTGRRFDHLGAFDSGAGNVMLVDDYGHHPTEVDVTITAARAGWPEKRLVSVFQPHRYTRTRDLYEDFANVLSKVDLLFLLEVYPAGEEPIPGADSRSLCRSIRQRGNIEPIFVSSPDEIPAILAEHLQDGDLVLTQGAGNVGTLAKELAAMEMNVSTMKQWKK comes from the coding sequence ATGCCTGAACAAAAGATCGCACAACTAAGAACGGTAGTGCCAGAGATGCGTCGTGTGAAAACTATTCATTTTGTTGGCATCGGTGGTGCTGGCATGGGTGGGATCGCAGAAGTATTAGCGAACGAAGGTTACCAAATTACGGGGTCTGATCTCGCGCCTAATCCTGTGACTGAACGTTTAGTCAAATTAGGTGCAAAAATTAATTTTGAGCATAAAGCGGAAAATGTAGAGAATGCTAGTGTAGTGGTGGTATCAACGGCTATCGATCTCACTAATCCTGAAATTATGGCTGCACATGAAAACCGTATTCCTGTGATTAAACGTGCTGAAATGTTAGCAGAATTAATGCGTTTTCGTCATGGGATTGCAATTGCAGGTACGCATGGTAAAACGTCGACTACAGCGCTAGTGACAGGTATTTACCATCAAGCAGGCTTAGATCCTACATTCGTTAATGGCGGATTAGTAAAGAGCACTGGCACCAATGCAGGTTTAGGTAAAAGTCGTTACCTGATTGCTGAAGCGGATGAGAGCGATGCATCATTCTTACTGCTGCAGCCGATGGTTGCTGTCGTGACGAACATCGAAGCTGACCATATGGATACTTATGGTGGTGACTTTGCTAAATTAGAAAAAACCTTTATGGATTTTTTGCATAATTTGCCATTTTACGGTTTAGCTGTGATGTGCGCTGATGATGCTGTTATTGAAAAGTTGATCCCAGACATTGGTCGTCAGGTCGTGACTTATGGTTTTTCCGAAAATGCCGATGTACGCATTATTGATTATGTGCAAAAAGGTCATAAAAGTCACTTTACCATTTGTCGGAAAGATCGCGAAGATTTACGTGTTAGCTTGAATTCTCCGGGTCAACATAATGCCTTAAATGCGACAGCTGCAGTAGCCGTCGCGACTGAAGATGGCATTGATGATCGCGCTATTATTACCGCGCTCGCTAATTTTGCGGGTACTGGTCGACGTTTTGATCATCTTGGTGCATTTGATTCAGGTGCAGGTAATGTGATGTTGGTTGATGATTATGGTCATCACCCGACCGAGGTTGATGTTACTATTACTGCTGCACGAGCAGGCTGGCCTGAAAAACGTTTGGTTTCGGTATTCCAACCACACCGTTATACACGCACCCGTGATTTGTATGAAGACTTTGCAAACGTGTTATCAAAGGTTGATTTGTTATTTTTATTAGAAGTATACCCAGCAGGTGAAGAACCCATTCCTGGTGCTGATAGTCGTTCATTATGTCGTAGTATTAGACAACGTGGCAATATTGAACCAATTTTTGTTTCTAGTCCTGATGAAATCCCGGCCATTTTAGCTGAGCATTTACAAGATGGTGATTTGGTATTAACCCAGGGTGCTGGTAATGTGGGGACACTTGCTAAGGAATTGGCTGCAATGGAAATGAATGTTAGTACGATGAAACAATGGAAGAAGTAA
- the murG gene encoding UDP-N-acetylglucosamine--N-acetylmuramyl-(penta peptide) pyrophosphoryl-undecaprenol N-acetylglucosamine transferase: MKDNIMTKRLLVMAGGTGGHVFPGIAVAKYLAQQGWVIHWIGTADRMEADLVPQHGFDISFIDISGVRGNGVKRLCLAPFRILKSVLQARKVMKKFKPDVVLGMGGFASGPGGVAAWLQGIPVVLHEQNAAAGLTNRLLAKIAKRVLMAFPGAFSQGLLVGNPVREDVLALHALPHVSTDKLTVLVVGGSLGAKVLNETLPAALALLPQDKISIRHQVGKNNSTAVNVAYQSAGVTAEIKVSDFIDDMAQAYHQADVVVCRAGALTVSEVAVAGLPAIFIPLPHAVDDHQTKNAQSLVQAGGAVLLPQSQLNAVDLAKLLQQWIDDEAQLVAMSNAARSAAILDATEQVANTCSALS; encoded by the coding sequence ATGAAAGATAATATTATGACAAAACGTTTATTAGTGATGGCTGGTGGTACTGGCGGTCACGTATTTCCTGGTATTGCGGTAGCAAAATATTTAGCACAGCAGGGCTGGGTGATTCATTGGATTGGTACTGCGGATCGTATGGAAGCCGATTTAGTCCCGCAACATGGTTTTGATATTTCATTCATTGATATTTCAGGGGTGCGTGGTAACGGAGTTAAGCGTTTATGCCTTGCACCCTTTCGAATTTTAAAATCCGTGTTACAGGCACGTAAAGTGATGAAAAAATTCAAACCTGATGTTGTTTTAGGAATGGGTGGTTTTGCTAGTGGACCGGGTGGCGTAGCGGCTTGGTTACAAGGTATTCCTGTGGTATTGCATGAGCAAAATGCGGCGGCAGGTCTCACTAACCGTCTATTAGCTAAAATTGCTAAACGTGTACTCATGGCCTTTCCTGGTGCATTTTCTCAGGGTCTGTTGGTTGGCAATCCAGTACGTGAAGATGTACTGGCTTTACATGCATTACCACACGTAAGCACAGATAAGCTGACGGTATTGGTTGTTGGTGGTAGCTTAGGCGCAAAAGTATTAAATGAAACGTTACCAGCAGCACTGGCGTTATTACCCCAAGATAAAATTAGTATCCGCCATCAAGTGGGCAAAAATAATAGTACTGCGGTGAATGTTGCTTATCAGTCTGCTGGTGTTACAGCTGAGATTAAAGTATCTGATTTTATTGATGACATGGCGCAAGCTTATCATCAAGCTGATGTGGTAGTGTGTCGCGCTGGCGCGTTGACGGTGTCAGAGGTGGCTGTTGCTGGATTACCCGCTATTTTTATTCCATTACCACATGCAGTGGATGATCATCAGACTAAAAATGCCCAATCATTGGTACAAGCAGGTGGCGCGGTATTGCTCCCACAAAGCCAACTCAATGCCGTGGATTTAGCCAAATTATTACAGCAATGGATTGACGATGAAGCACAACTTGTCGCTATGTCAAATGCAGCCAGAAGTGCTGCTATTCTAGATGCAACTGAGCAGGTCGCAAATACCTGTTCAGCATTAAGTTAA